The Mannheimia pernigra sequence GTAAACCAAAGAACCACGCATTTTCCAACTTACCGAATGCAAATGGTTTACCTGGTTTCATTGCAATTTTCCAAAAACCAATTTCGCCTAATTTTTCCAATACCTCTTTGGTAAAATCTGCCTCGCCAACAGATACGCCACCGCTGGTGATGACAATATCAGCTTGCTGCTGAGCTTGAATAAATGTTTGTTCAAATAAAGCACGATCATCTGACAAAATACCGTAATCTAAAATCTCACAATTTAATTTTTCCAACATCAAACGGATAGCAAAACGGTTGGTATCGTAAATTTTTCCTTCTTTCAAAGGCTCTCCAACCGAGGTTAATTCATCACCAGTAGACAAAATGGCTACTTTTAATTTTGCAAACACAGGCACAGACGCAATACCAAGTGAAGCTAATAAAGGCAAACTGGCTACATTGAGCAATGAGCCTTTTTTTAATACCAATGCACCTTGCTTGACATCTTCGCCAATTCGGCGAATATTGCTACCTAACTTTGGTATATGTTGAAAGGTAACAGAACCATCGGGATTTAACGTTGTTTCCTCTTGCATTACAACGGCATCCACAGCGTTTGGCACTAAAGCCCCTGTCATAATGCGGATACATTCGCCTGTATTTACTTCACCACTAAATGGCGTTCCTGCAAAGGCTTTACCAGCCACTTTCAAAGTTAAATGTTGCTCTAAATCCGCAATTCTCACCGCATAACCGTCCATTCCTGAATTATGAAAACTCGGAACATTAACTGGTGAAAAGACATCTTCTGCTAACACTCGGTTTGCACACTCATTTAATGGTAAATACTCAATAACGGTTGGTGATGGCAAACGAGAAAACATATTATCCAACGCATCAGAAAGTGCTAAAAGTGTCATAAATCTATCCTACGCTTAATTATAAAATTAACTCACTTGTACGAAGAAATCACGTACACCAATAAGCAAATTATTTACCGCAATTGCTGCCAAAATTAACCCCATTACACGGCTAATGATTGCCGCACCAGCATTACCAATTAAATGCTGAATTTTATTTGCCGCTAACAATAATAAATACGTAATTGCTAAAACAAGTGCCATGATGCTAGCTGTAATAAATTGGTCACTAATACTAAAACGATGATTATCTGTTAATAAAACAATCGCCATCATTGCCCCTGGCGAAGCAATAGACGGAACAGCTAATGGATAAACGGCTAATTCACTTAAACTGCTATTAATCCTAATTTCTTGCTCTGGCTTACTTTCCCCAAAAATCATCGTCAGAGCGAATAATAAAAGCACTAAGCCCCCTGCTGCCTGGAAAGCTGGTAAGGGAATTTGCATAGATTCTAAAAGAACCTGTCCACCGATAAGGAAGAAAATGAGAATTCCTGCTGCAATCAATACTGCATTTAATGCCATTTTACGACGAGCCTCAATCGGCAAACCAATCGTTTTCGCTAAATAAACAGGAACAGAACCAATCGGGTCAATCACTGCCCACAAAACCACAAATTGCACCGCTAATGAATCAAACATATTTTCTCTCCCTGTTATATAAATTTATTAGATTGCAAAATTTTAGCATAGATTCACCGCTTGCAGGACGCTTCTGCCATAATTTCTGTGAATTGTTTAACTAAGCTTACTATCAATAATTACAATTAAGTATAAACTTATTTTAGATAGATCAACAATACTTCCCTTATGTTAAAATACGCAAAATTTTCAACAAAATAGACCGCTTGCAATGATCTTTTTTACAAACTTAATTTTAAAACGTGGGCATTCTGTCCTCATTGATAACAGCTCTGCGACTATCCACACTGGGCAGAAAGTAGGCTTAGTAGGCAAAAATGGCTGTGGAAAATCTTCGCTTTTTGCTCTGCTTAAAAATGAATTACAGCCTGAAGGGGGCGATGTTTCACTCCCCAAAAATTGGGCAATTTCTTGGGTAAGTCAAGAAACGCCAGCGTTGGATATTCCCGCTCTTGATTACGTGATTCAAGGCGATAGAGAATACACAAAATTAATGGCAGAGCTTGATGAAGCGAATGCCAAAAATGATGGTAATCGCATTGCGACCATTCACGCTCATTTAGATACGATTGATGCTTGGACAATTCAAGCCCGAGCCTCTACCTTGCTGAACGGTTTAGGTTTTAGCACCGAAGAACTCCAACTGCCAGTAAAATCATTTTCGGGTGGTTGGCGTATGCGACTGAATTTAGCACAAGCCCTAATTTGTCGCTCTGATCTATTACTACTTGACGAACCAACCAACCACTTAGATTTAGATGCGGTGATTT is a genomic window containing:
- the moeA gene encoding molybdopterin molybdotransferase MoeA, encoding MTLLALSDALDNMFSRLPSPTVIEYLPLNECANRVLAEDVFSPVNVPSFHNSGMDGYAVRIADLEQHLTLKVAGKAFAGTPFSGEVNTGECIRIMTGALVPNAVDAVVMQEETTLNPDGSVTFQHIPKLGSNIRRIGEDVKQGALVLKKGSLLNVASLPLLASLGIASVPVFAKLKVAILSTGDELTSVGEPLKEGKIYDTNRFAIRLMLEKLNCEILDYGILSDDRALFEQTFIQAQQQADIVITSGGVSVGEADFTKEVLEKLGEIGFWKIAMKPGKPFAFGKLENAWFFGLPGNPVSALVTFYQLVQPALAKLSGLSADNIAKITQNLTACSAEKLKKAAGRQDFQRGYYYANEKGELEVRPIGTQGSHIFSAFNESNCFIVLEAERTDVEAGERVTIQPFNSLLS
- a CDS encoding MarC family protein, giving the protein MFDSLAVQFVVLWAVIDPIGSVPVYLAKTIGLPIEARRKMALNAVLIAAGILIFFLIGGQVLLESMQIPLPAFQAAGGLVLLLFALTMIFGESKPEQEIRINSSLSELAVYPLAVPSIASPGAMMAIVLLTDNHRFSISDQFITASIMALVLAITYLLLLAANKIQHLIGNAGAAIISRVMGLILAAIAVNNLLIGVRDFFVQVS